TCTCGGGCCGTGATCGCAGTGATCTTCGACACCGCTGTGTCCTCCTTCGCGCCAATGAACGCTATTCGGCGGTCGTGTCTTCGAGGATTTCGACAAGGCCGGTTTCGTCCCGGCGCCGTCCCTCCGGCACCGCCAGCACACGGGCGCGGATCCGCCGGTCCGCGACGTTCACCGTCACGATGTCGCCCGGCCGGATC
This is a stretch of genomic DNA from bacterium. It encodes these proteins:
- a CDS encoding S4 domain-containing protein; protein product: MRLDKFLQVSRLVRRRTLANSLCHAGRATINGRAAPPSASIRPGDIVTVNVADRRIRARVLAVPEGRRRDETGLVEILEDTTAE